In the Terriglobales bacterium genome, one interval contains:
- a CDS encoding uroporphyrinogen-III synthase encodes MTQSKPLAGVRVLVTRAQRQAGKLSAALRGLGAGVVEIPSIEIRPPRSYRPLDAALERVAEYDWLVLTSVNGVEALFARPGAKGRGGWRRALRGVKVAAIGPATRAALAERGLRVALTPKKYVAESVVEALRSRVRGKRVLLVRARVARDVIPAGLRAAGAHVDVVEAYQTAAPAGSVARLRAVLGDAKRRPDVITFTSSSTARNFVEMLGDRRALRGVMLASIGPVTSGTLRELGLRVDVEAREYTVAGLVRAIRRLLASGC; translated from the coding sequence ATGACGCAATCGAAGCCCTTGGCCGGGGTGCGCGTGCTGGTGACGCGGGCGCAGCGGCAGGCGGGGAAACTCTCTGCGGCGCTGCGGGGACTGGGCGCGGGCGTGGTGGAGATACCGAGCATCGAGATACGGCCGCCGCGGTCGTATCGGCCGCTGGATGCGGCGCTCGAGCGCGTGGCAGAGTACGACTGGCTGGTCCTGACCAGCGTGAATGGCGTGGAGGCGCTGTTCGCGCGGCCTGGGGCGAAGGGGCGCGGCGGCTGGCGTCGCGCGCTGCGTGGCGTGAAGGTCGCAGCGATTGGTCCGGCGACGCGGGCGGCGCTCGCCGAGCGCGGCCTGCGCGTGGCGCTGACGCCAAAAAAGTATGTCGCCGAATCGGTGGTCGAGGCGCTGCGCTCGCGCGTCCGTGGGAAGCGCGTGCTGCTCGTACGGGCGCGGGTGGCGCGCGACGTGATCCCCGCCGGCCTCCGTGCGGCGGGCGCGCACGTGGACGTGGTGGAGGCTTACCAGACGGCGGCGCCGGCGGGATCGGTGGCGCGGCTGCGGGCGGTGCTGGGGGATGCGAAGCGGCGTCCGGATGTGATCACGTTCACCAGCTCTTCGACGGCGCGGAACTTTGTCGAGATGCTGGGCGACCGGCGGGCGCTGCGCGGCGTGATGCTGGCTTCGATCGGGCCGGTCACAAGCGGGACGCTGCGCGAGCTGGGGCTGCGCGTGGATGTGGAGGCGCGGGAGTATACGGTGGCGGGGCTTGTAAGGGCGATCAGGCGGCTCCTGGCTTCTGGCTGCTAG